A genomic stretch from Anopheles nili chromosome X, idAnoNiliSN_F5_01, whole genome shotgun sequence includes:
- the LOC128728317 gene encoding uncharacterized protein LOC128728317, giving the protein MGDLFALLHDITNIVVEMEFCEDFNKLQLILNNTNQYVRSFDKIVFDSGNEPYIIEIVARLLKYLRIQNYLDGDNKVNKQYEKKLRRITMYMLLNTDVCFRYDLEQDSRVNHLLNSLPQLTKCLLFNCIWGLDLDRFLYEMLRYAPLWFSMQFLDQAIVSLKYAKPYEVLERVESMVCAIYFAICRTDCDWRKIDRNRFVDQQRTLGRMFDFIAEMLSFFNTQDIAKFEGWSKLRKHRYVGFVLKHMFSMTMACLDMYFRKPAITVDPDMAVYELMDDRHVSKPAMRQYSQATDTALLKINHWLLNTLETCLKPVTVFCLCYWTEIDLFKEGEETLTLNQVIGESAYRLYEELKSHKHFRHSITHHLPQFAQRPKTLADKAAKMPLGMLLMRIDGAQSEDERLVYLNEFVSRAGLVFDNAECLDTIKQHMRQLRGDHVRSMIEFDTREPIDDDNESMDDDEISDVRIKLRELIMGCVDVLPPKDFFNIFTFAVETFGLDFCHFQQPDMIPSMIQLINRLQDTSAQPDADGPPNVQKLLFQAPSVFFSRLIRSLYDTSGRSSQDKYVNTIVSIILEYKSVSKLYLREHLETLLVRDFDICRSLALRRLVQQLYEVQLFEPHEYIEQFVLKGLVEAYTKKERPALYELLTLFGIVYPSYAAIETTDQDAIIKKQQLLKAAVLCLSDIACGMRFTALPDDDDSNIEPGKTKLVTMALQQLVAVLQKLQLIISNEDKQRMLLKIEQEMPRSIQYYFRKHIRMIPLSNEDHESFAAFMYKGELSASSDDMKISAFLLRVYPQCTQTEALSLAQDELLRSHIPKVVESLQCHLPATGNESAYMRSCMSNYIQCLIQVLLPAKFEHDCATETRNGEIRLLVDQLCKILDKAYAKPGDGNEMDEMDTSMDPEQKCDSLDAAMCKK; this is encoded by the exons GTAATGAGCCCTATATTATTGAAATAGTTGCTCGTCTACTAAAATACTTACGTATCCAAAACTATCTGGATGGAGACAATAAAGTAAACAAGCAATATGAGAAAAAACTGCGCCGAATCACAATGTACATGCTACTAAATACGGATGTCTGTTTCCGCTATGACTTGGAGCAGGACTCACGTGTGAACCATCTGCTGAATAGCCTACCGCAACTAACGAAGTGCCTTCTGTTCAACTGTATCTGGGGACTCGATCTGGACCGCTTCCTGTACGAAATGCTCCGCTACGCTCCACTTTGGTTTTCCATGCAGTTCCTAGACCAAGCCATCGTTAGCCTGAAGTATGCCAAACCGTACGAGGTACTAGAACGCGTCGAGTCAATGGTATGTGCCATCTACTTCGCAATCTGCCGAACTGACTGCGACTGGCGCAAGATCGATCGGAATCGTTTCGTCGACCAGCAACGTACGCTTGGGCGTATGTTTGATTTTATCGCGGAAATGTTGAGCTTTTTTAATACCCAGGATATTGCCAAGTTCGAAGGCTGGTCCAAGCTACGCAAACACCGATACGTCGGCTTCGTTCTGAAACACATGTTCAGCATGACTATGGCTTGTCTAGATATGTACTTCCGCAAACCTGCCATTACCGTTGATCCCGACATGGCTGTGTACGAGTTGATGGATGATCGGCACGTCTCCAAGCCAGCTATGAGGCAGTACTCGCAAGCGACAGACACCGCCCTACTCAAAATTAACCACTGGTTGTTGAACACGCTCGAGACATGCCTCAAACCCGTGACAGTATTTTGCTTGTGCTACTGGACCGAGATCGACCTGTTTAAAGAGGGTGAGGAGACGCTCACGCTGAACCAGGTGATCGGTGAATCGGCTTACCGTCTGTATGAAGAATTGAAATCGCACAAGCACTTCCGGCACAGTATCACACATCATCTGCCACAGTTTGCCCAGCGACCCAAGACGTTGGCTGATAAGGCAGCTAAAATGCCTCTAGGCATGCTATTGATGCGTATCGACGGTGCACAGTCTGAGGACGAACGTCTTGTCTACCTGAACGAGTTCGTTAGCCGAGCAGGACTAGTGTTCGATAACGCAGAATGCTTGGATACAATTAAGCAGCATATGCGACAGCTTAGAGGAGATCACGTTCGGTCAATGATCGAGTTCGACACACGTGAGCCCATAGACGACGACAACGAATCGATGGATGACGATGAGATCTCTGATGTGCGCATTAAGTTGCGCGAACTGATCATGGGCTGCGTGGACGTATTGCCACCGAAAGACTTCTTTAACATTTTCACATTTGCCGTCGAAACTTTTGGATTGGACTTCTGTCACTTTCAGCAACCGGACATGATACCATCCATGATTCAATTAATAAATCGTCTACAAGATACGTCTGCTCAGCCCGACGCTGATGGACCACCGAATGTGCAGAAACTGCTCTTTCAAGCCCCATCTGTATTTTTCTCTCGACTGATACGATCCTTGTACGACACCAGTGGTAGAAGCAGTCAGGATAAGTACGTTAACACAATCGTATCTATCATCTTGGAGTACAAATCTGTCTCAAAGTTGTATCTACGCGAACACCTTGAAACACTACTAGTACGGGACTTCGATATCTGTCGCTCTCTGGCCTTGCGTCGACTAGTGCAGCAATTATACGAGGTGCAGCTTTTCGAGCCACACGAATATATTGAACAATTTGTGTTAAAAGGTCTAGTGGAAGCATACACCAAAAAGGAGCGACCAGCTCTCTACGAGTTGCTAACGCTCTTCGGTATCGTTTACCCATCATATGCGGCCATCGAAACGACGGACCAAGACGCCATCATCAAAAAACAGCAACTACTGAAAGCTGCAGTGCTTTGTTTGAGCGATATTGCGTGCGGAATGCGCTTTACAGCTTTACCGGACGACGACGATAGCAACATTGAGCCGGGTAAGACGAAACTCGTCACGATGGCGCTTCAGCAGTTGGTAGCGGTGCTGCAGAAATTGCAGCTAATAATATCCAACGAAG ATAAGCAACGAATGTTATTAAAAATCGAGCAAGAAATGCCTCGCAGTATACAGTACTACTTTAGGAAGCACATTCGTATGATTCCGTTGTCGAATGAGGATCACGAGTCGTTCGCAGCCTTTATGTACAAAGGTGAACTATCTGCATCTTCGGATGACATGAAAATATCGGCATTTCTCTTACGG GTATATCCCCAGTGTACGCAAACGGAAGCACTTTCCCTGGCTCAGGATGAGCTGCTACGGTCCCATATTCCGAAGGTGGTAGAATCCTTGCAATGCCACTTACCGGCAACAGGCAACGAAAGTGCATACATGCGGAGCTGCATGAGCAATTATATCCAATGTTTGATTCAAGTGTTGCTACCAGCCAAGTTCGAACATGACTGTGCCACCGAAACGCGTAACGGAGAAATTCGTCTCTTGGTTGATCAACTTTGTAAAATATTGGACAAAGCATAT GCTAAGCCAGGGGACGGTAACGAGATGGATGAGATGGATACGAGCATGGATCCGGAACAGAAATGCGATTCGTTGGATGCTGCTATGTGCAAGAAATAG